A region of uncultured Anaeromusa sp. DNA encodes the following proteins:
- the dxs gene encoding 1-deoxy-D-xylulose-5-phosphate synthase, whose product MHYPFLESIRSPQDMKGFSLRQLEKLAVEIRQLLVETVSHTGGHLAPNLGVVELTLALHKVFDTPYDKIVWDVGHQAYVHKLLTGRREQFHTLRQKGGISGFPKPCESPHDVFGTGHSSTSISAALGMALARDMNKETHQVVAVIGDGSMTGGESFEALNHAGHLKTNMIVVLNDNEMSIAKNVGALSSYLAKMRVAPTYTRVKQDVEFLLKRIPAIGASMLKTAERFKDSVRYMLVPGMLFEELGFTYLGPIDGHDLPLLLEMLEKARDLGGPVLIHALTQKGKGYAPAENHADRFHGVGPFCIDSGEVIHCDGAPSYTEVFGNTLVELAQKDKAIVAITAAMPGGTGLKSFSQKYPERFFDVGIAEQHALTLAAGMATQGKKPIVALYSTFAQRAYDQILHDVCLQKLPVVLALDRAGLVGEDGPTHHGVFDYSFLRHIPDICIMAPKDEGELRQMLYAAFQWNRPVALRYPRGCGLGASLNEPLEQMTPGKAEELAFGEDVSIWAAGTMVAPALEAAQKLAAEGIRVGVVNARFVKPLDEKLLTRLAQECGRIVTVEENALAGGFGSAVLEFLEQQELYDIPVLRLGIPDSFIAHGKRQTLLQELGLDAAGITANVRKFIKHGKELTEEGLA is encoded by the coding sequence TTGCATTATCCGTTTCTTGAATCTATTCGCTCTCCCCAGGACATGAAAGGGTTTTCTTTACGCCAATTGGAAAAATTAGCCGTAGAAATACGCCAGCTTCTGGTGGAAACCGTTTCTCATACAGGCGGCCATTTGGCACCCAACCTGGGCGTAGTGGAATTGACTTTGGCTTTGCATAAAGTATTCGACACGCCCTATGACAAAATTGTCTGGGACGTGGGACATCAAGCGTATGTTCATAAACTTTTAACAGGACGGCGAGAACAGTTTCATACGTTGCGCCAAAAAGGCGGGATCAGTGGTTTTCCAAAGCCTTGTGAAAGTCCCCATGACGTGTTTGGAACGGGTCATTCCAGCACGTCTATTTCGGCTGCCCTAGGGATGGCTTTGGCACGGGATATGAATAAAGAAACGCACCAAGTTGTAGCCGTCATCGGCGATGGTTCTATGACCGGCGGAGAGTCCTTTGAGGCGTTGAACCATGCAGGGCATCTCAAAACCAATATGATTGTTGTTTTGAATGACAATGAAATGTCCATTGCCAAAAACGTAGGAGCTTTGTCTTCCTATTTGGCAAAAATGCGGGTAGCTCCTACCTATACGCGAGTCAAGCAGGATGTCGAATTTCTACTGAAACGTATTCCTGCCATCGGCGCGAGTATGCTGAAGACTGCTGAGCGCTTTAAGGACAGCGTGCGTTATATGCTGGTTCCCGGCATGCTTTTTGAAGAGCTTGGCTTTACGTATTTAGGCCCTATAGACGGCCATGATCTGCCGCTTTTGCTGGAAATGCTGGAAAAAGCCCGCGATTTAGGAGGCCCTGTCCTTATTCATGCATTAACACAAAAAGGAAAGGGTTATGCGCCGGCGGAAAATCATGCAGACCGCTTTCACGGAGTCGGGCCTTTTTGTATCGATTCTGGAGAAGTTATTCATTGCGACGGAGCGCCTTCTTATACAGAAGTATTTGGCAATACCCTAGTCGAACTAGCGCAAAAGGATAAGGCTATTGTCGCGATTACAGCAGCCATGCCCGGGGGAACCGGCTTAAAAAGCTTCTCGCAAAAATATCCGGAACGATTCTTTGATGTAGGCATTGCCGAACAGCACGCGCTGACTTTAGCAGCCGGCATGGCTACGCAAGGGAAAAAACCGATTGTAGCGCTGTACTCCACTTTTGCGCAGCGAGCCTATGATCAAATTCTTCATGACGTTTGCCTGCAAAAATTGCCGGTAGTTCTCGCTTTAGACCGTGCAGGACTGGTGGGGGAAGATGGACCGACCCATCACGGCGTGTTTGACTATTCTTTTTTGCGGCACATCCCGGACATTTGCATCATGGCGCCGAAAGACGAAGGAGAACTGCGTCAGATGCTTTATGCCGCTTTTCAATGGAATCGCCCCGTTGCGTTGCGTTATCCTCGCGGTTGCGGTCTAGGCGCTTCCCTAAACGAGCCGTTGGAGCAAATGACGCCAGGCAAAGCGGAAGAGTTGGCTTTTGGCGAAGATGTCAGCATTTGGGCCGCAGGTACAATGGTAGCGCCAGCCTTAGAGGCGGCGCAAAAATTAGCTGCCGAAGGCATTCGAGTTGGCGTGGTTAACGCCCGCTTTGTGAAACCTTTGGATGAAAAATTACTGACTCGTTTAGCGCAGGAATGCGGTCGCATAGTTACGGTAGAAGAAAATGCCTTGGCTGGCGGCTTTGGCAGCGCGGTTTTGGAATTTTTGGAACAGCAAGAGCTGTATGATATTCCGGTGCTGCGCCTGGGTATTCCTGATTCCTTTATAGCTCATGGCAAACGTCAGACGCTTTTGCAGGAACTGGGCCTCGACGCCGCAGGCATTACCGCCAACGTGCGCAAATTTATTAAACATGGGAAAGAATTGACGGAAGAAGGCCTCGCATGA
- a CDS encoding O-sialoglycoprotein endopeptidase produces the protein MKAVLGIDTSCYTTSAVLLGLDGHLLAAARRLLQVPKGKRGLAQSEMVFQHVRALPEQLDSVWSRFPEAVCCAVGATLCPRDRAGSYMPTFLCGHGSAKAVALSQKIPLFSLSHQANHLWAGILSAKMPQEVQDFLAVHVSGGTTDLLQVKRCGAQLQIKQLGGSADLHAGQLLDRLGVALGLPFPAGPHLEKMAAGFHLEAPEVPVAVQGLSLSLSGPETHLKKLLQKDVSPSLLAAAAENLLGETLFRLLRRAVRQTGVRDILGVGGVLANTHIREQSLGRLQATMGCHIYLPEPCWSGDHALGAAYQAALAFQEQGN, from the coding sequence GATGGCCATTTGCTGGCAGCAGCCAGACGGTTGCTGCAGGTACCTAAAGGCAAACGCGGGTTGGCTCAATCGGAAATGGTTTTTCAGCATGTCCGAGCGTTGCCAGAACAGTTGGATTCTGTTTGGAGCCGCTTCCCTGAGGCAGTTTGCTGCGCTGTAGGCGCAACGCTTTGTCCTCGCGATAGAGCAGGCTCCTATATGCCAACTTTTTTGTGCGGCCATGGGAGTGCCAAGGCCGTGGCGCTGAGCCAAAAAATACCTCTTTTTTCTCTTAGTCATCAAGCTAATCATCTTTGGGCCGGCATTTTATCCGCAAAGATGCCACAAGAGGTTCAAGATTTTTTGGCAGTTCATGTATCCGGCGGAACAACAGATCTTTTGCAAGTAAAACGCTGTGGCGCTCAACTGCAGATTAAGCAATTGGGCGGTAGCGCTGATTTGCATGCAGGGCAACTGCTGGATCGTCTGGGTGTAGCTTTGGGCCTGCCGTTTCCGGCAGGCCCTCATTTGGAAAAAATGGCGGCAGGCTTTCACTTGGAAGCGCCGGAAGTTCCGGTGGCGGTACAAGGCCTGTCGCTCAGTCTTTCAGGGCCGGAAACGCATTTAAAAAAGCTGCTGCAAAAAGATGTTTCTCCTTCCTTGCTTGCGGCTGCTGCGGAAAATTTATTGGGAGAGACGCTCTTTCGCCTGCTGCGACGGGCTGTGCGCCAAACCGGAGTGCGTGATATTTTGGGTGTAGGCGGTGTTTTGGCGAATACCCATATTCGTGAACAAAGCCTAGGTCGCTTACAAGCAACGATGGGGTGTCATATCTATCTGCCGGAACCATGTTGGAGCGGTGACCATGCTCTTGGAGCCGCCTACCAGGCCGCTTTAGCATTTCAAGAACAAGGAAACTAG
- the xseA gene encoding exodeoxyribonuclease VII large subunit produces the protein MGILTVSDVTAYVKRWMDKDGLLSSVYVRGEVSNFKRHSSGHCYFTLKDAGAVLRAVLFRSRAQYLKFEPQNGMQVIVSGRLSVFERDGQYQLYGDRMTPDGIGELSLAYAQLKDKLEREGLFQKEKKRLLPLLPRAVGIVTSPTGAAVRDICTVAKRRFAGIPLVLAPVAVQGPAAAGEITEAIRLLAAHPLIDVLIVGRGGGSIEELWAFNEENVVRAIASSPIPVISAVGHETDFTLADFAADMRAATPSQAAELAVPDRLELERRLQQGQTRLRQALHNDLLRRRQHLLQLWKAPVFTKPERLLAPQRQSLDDLQERLVRAAARQVDEKKRQWLLVSQKLALLNPLGMLQRGYAFLSLEETGETIRSVEQVHVESQITARVQDGALRLRVMEIKRGDS, from the coding sequence ATGGGAATTTTAACGGTCAGCGACGTGACTGCTTACGTCAAGCGTTGGATGGACAAGGACGGTCTCCTCTCTTCCGTATATGTGCGGGGAGAGGTTTCCAATTTTAAACGTCATTCCTCCGGCCACTGCTACTTTACCCTAAAAGATGCTGGTGCCGTATTGCGTGCGGTTCTTTTTCGCAGCCGCGCACAATATCTGAAATTTGAGCCGCAAAACGGCATGCAGGTTATTGTCAGCGGTCGCTTAAGTGTCTTTGAAAGAGACGGACAATATCAGCTGTATGGCGATCGAATGACGCCGGACGGCATTGGCGAGCTCAGTCTTGCTTATGCGCAATTGAAGGACAAGCTAGAACGAGAAGGCTTGTTTCAAAAAGAAAAAAAACGTCTGCTGCCGCTGCTGCCGCGAGCTGTAGGCATTGTTACTTCCCCAACAGGAGCTGCCGTACGCGATATTTGCACTGTAGCTAAACGTCGTTTTGCCGGTATTCCCCTTGTTTTAGCTCCTGTTGCAGTACAAGGACCGGCTGCTGCTGGAGAAATTACGGAAGCGATTCGTTTGTTGGCGGCGCATCCCTTGATTGACGTGCTTATCGTCGGTCGCGGCGGCGGTTCTATTGAAGAACTATGGGCTTTCAACGAAGAGAACGTCGTAAGGGCTATTGCCTCGTCACCCATTCCGGTCATTTCCGCAGTCGGCCATGAGACCGATTTCACATTGGCTGATTTTGCAGCAGATATGCGTGCAGCAACGCCTTCGCAAGCGGCAGAACTTGCCGTTCCTGATCGTTTGGAATTAGAGCGGCGTTTGCAGCAAGGACAAACTCGCTTGCGCCAAGCGCTCCACAACGATTTATTGCGTCGCCGACAACACTTGTTGCAGCTCTGGAAAGCCCCCGTATTTACCAAACCAGAGCGTCTGTTGGCACCGCAACGGCAAAGCTTAGATGATTTACAAGAACGTCTTGTGCGGGCTGCAGCAAGACAAGTCGATGAAAAGAAACGGCAATGGCTGCTGGTTTCTCAAAAGCTGGCGCTTTTGAACCCATTAGGCATGCTGCAGCGCGGCTACGCTTTTTTAAGCCTTGAAGAAACTGGAGAGACTATCCGTTCCGTTGAGCAGGTGCACGTTGAGTCTCAAATTACCGCTCGTGTGCAAGACGGCGCTTTGCGTTTGCGTGTCATGGAAATAAAAAGAGGTGACAGTTGA
- a CDS encoding class I SAM-dependent methyltransferase yields MKIAINGLAIWQSLFLSKLTSVRLAVDATAGNGHDTLFLAAHTQPECRIWALDIQAQALEKTKARLTEAHLQNKVFLCRHSHAELMDVIPEPPDCIVFNLGYLPGGDHNMTTQAATTLPALGQALQMLRPGGWCSVMIYPGHEAGKLERERLLAWTTSLEHTVASVSHWHMVNHQEGAPELLLLEKPRP; encoded by the coding sequence ATGAAGATCGCGATTAACGGTCTTGCAATCTGGCAGTCCTTGTTTTTGTCCAAGCTTACTTCGGTTCGTTTGGCTGTAGACGCTACTGCCGGCAACGGCCATGACACGTTGTTCTTAGCCGCCCATACACAACCGGAATGCCGCATATGGGCTTTGGATATTCAAGCACAGGCGCTGGAAAAAACCAAGGCGCGCCTGACAGAAGCCCACCTGCAGAATAAAGTGTTTCTTTGCCGCCACAGCCATGCGGAATTAATGGACGTCATTCCTGAACCACCTGATTGTATTGTATTTAATCTTGGTTATTTACCGGGAGGCGACCACAACATGACAACGCAAGCGGCTACCACGTTGCCAGCGTTGGGACAAGCTCTGCAGATGTTGCGCCCCGGTGGCTGGTGCAGTGTTATGATCTATCCGGGGCATGAAGCCGGCAAACTGGAACGAGAGCGTCTTCTTGCCTGGACCACCTCGTTAGAGCATACGGTAGCCAGTGTTAGCCATTGGCATATGGTGAACCATCAAGAAGGCGCCCCGGAGCTTCTTTTATTGGAAAAGCCGCGTCCTTAA
- a CDS encoding farnesyl diphosphate synthase has translation MWKTYCNERINLIEDALTQWIPAQNGLLTVLFDSMRYSLFAGGKRLRPVLLMAAADAVGGEGRQYLRVACALEMIHTYSLIHDDLPAMDNDDYRRGKLTNHKVFGEGMAILAGDGLLTAAFEQMLLQEEVDAACLTQVVKEIAAAAGPSGMVGGQAIDLSASGQAQPLNQEELRFMHRAKTGALFRAALRGGGLLAGALPEQLAALTVYAEEFGLAFQITDDILDVTGDEATIGKPVGSDERNEKETYVSLYSLDGARRMAEESVQRALTALEIFGSEADVLRSLAAYLVSREK, from the coding sequence ATGTGGAAAACCTATTGCAATGAACGCATTAATTTGATTGAAGACGCATTGACCCAGTGGATTCCTGCTCAAAACGGGCTTTTAACTGTTCTTTTTGATTCCATGCGCTACAGTCTTTTTGCTGGAGGTAAGCGCCTGCGCCCAGTCTTATTGATGGCGGCAGCGGATGCGGTGGGCGGCGAAGGCCGTCAGTATCTGCGTGTAGCTTGCGCTTTGGAGATGATTCATACATATTCTCTGATTCACGACGATTTACCAGCCATGGACAATGACGATTACCGCCGGGGCAAGCTCACTAATCATAAGGTGTTTGGCGAAGGCATGGCGATTTTAGCGGGAGACGGTCTTTTAACGGCGGCTTTTGAACAAATGCTGCTCCAAGAAGAGGTTGATGCCGCTTGCCTAACCCAAGTGGTAAAAGAAATTGCCGCTGCCGCTGGCCCGTCCGGCATGGTTGGCGGTCAAGCGATTGATTTGTCTGCTAGCGGACAAGCTCAGCCTTTGAACCAAGAAGAACTACGTTTTATGCATCGTGCAAAAACTGGAGCATTGTTCCGAGCAGCGCTGCGCGGCGGCGGCCTGTTAGCAGGCGCTTTACCGGAGCAATTAGCCGCCTTGACTGTATATGCTGAGGAATTTGGGTTAGCTTTTCAAATTACTGATGACATTTTGGATGTCACCGGAGATGAAGCTACGATCGGCAAACCGGTAGGCAGCGATGAACGTAACGAAAAGGAAACCTATGTGTCTTTATATTCGCTGGACGGAGCCCGCCGTATGGCGGAAGAAAGCGTGCAACGCGCACTAACGGCCTTAGAAATCTTTGGTTCAGAAGCCGATGTGTTGCGAAGTCTGGCAGCGTATCTTGTATCAAGAGAAAAATAG
- the xseB gene encoding exodeoxyribonuclease VII small subunit, translated as MARAKKEVQEPLKFEAAMGKLEDLVEKLERGELPLEEALQSYRDGMELAAVCHKHLQQAEALLNDSVVTQEDGVIKASPWITVQEDVE; from the coding sequence ATGGCCAGAGCTAAAAAAGAAGTTCAAGAACCGTTAAAGTTTGAAGCTGCCATGGGAAAATTAGAAGATCTTGTGGAAAAACTAGAGCGAGGCGAGCTGCCTCTCGAGGAAGCTCTGCAAAGCTATCGGGACGGCATGGAGCTGGCGGCTGTTTGCCATAAACATCTGCAACAGGCGGAAGCGTTATTGAATGATTCCGTAGTTACCCAAGAAGACGGCGTCATTAAAGCAAGCCCCTGGATAACAGTACAGGAGGATGTTGAGTAA
- the recN gene encoding DNA repair protein RecN encodes MLKRLGVTQFAIIEQASLSFTTGFNVLTGETGAGKSILIDALNAVLGSRASLEWVRQGADAFRVEAVFSQPWGDEVETLLKEQEIPHDEEELILVRRYSTSGKSRSLINGCQVPLSVLRQLGLLLADMHGQHENQTVLDPAVQLSLLDSFTPEISSLLASYRQLYCRWTTMATEKRKLEAQEQEREQRLDLLRWQLQEISQAALQKGEDQELAQQEKRLANAEKLSASLERAVLQLNGNDEETPGALALLHKTRQELEQINRFDNCQEQCKVVDDFLYQLEDVSSVLRERLEEIEYNPQKLAKIQERLSLLQKLKRKYGPELEDVLNYETQAQEELDALLSGENRLAELSRECDLAQEEALAQARLLQGKRRQTAPILEGNLVAHLQDLGMTPTLHFAIDEISELGPDGCNRVELLFSANTGEAPKALQKIASGGELSRLALAIKSVCAACSGTPTMIFDEIDSGLGGRAAQQVADKIAAIAQNKQVLCITHLPQLALVADRHIHLVKETVEGRTQTRPVRLEEFERASELARMFYGDAVTPELLSATSRLLEQYQQQDKK; translated from the coding sequence ATGTTAAAACGTTTAGGAGTTACTCAGTTTGCTATTATTGAACAGGCTTCCCTTTCTTTTACTACCGGTTTTAATGTACTCACAGGCGAAACCGGCGCTGGCAAATCCATTTTAATTGATGCCTTGAATGCTGTTTTGGGGAGCAGAGCCTCCTTGGAATGGGTCCGTCAAGGGGCGGATGCATTCCGCGTGGAAGCCGTTTTTTCTCAGCCCTGGGGGGACGAAGTGGAGACCTTGCTAAAGGAACAGGAAATCCCTCATGACGAAGAAGAGCTTATTCTTGTGCGTCGCTACAGCACATCCGGTAAAAGCCGCTCTTTAATCAACGGTTGTCAAGTTCCCTTATCCGTATTGCGTCAGTTAGGTCTGTTGCTGGCGGATATGCATGGTCAGCATGAAAATCAAACAGTTCTTGATCCGGCGGTTCAATTATCTCTTCTGGATTCGTTCACACCGGAAATTTCGTCGCTTCTCGCTTCCTACCGACAGTTGTACTGTCGTTGGACTACGATGGCTACAGAAAAAAGAAAGCTGGAAGCCCAAGAGCAAGAGCGGGAACAACGGTTAGATCTCTTACGCTGGCAGCTTCAGGAAATCAGCCAGGCTGCGTTACAAAAAGGCGAAGACCAGGAATTAGCGCAACAAGAGAAACGCCTTGCCAATGCGGAAAAATTGTCTGCTTCTTTGGAGCGAGCGGTTTTACAGTTGAACGGAAATGACGAAGAGACGCCAGGAGCCTTGGCACTACTGCATAAGACTCGGCAAGAACTAGAGCAGATTAACCGCTTCGATAATTGCCAAGAACAATGCAAAGTAGTAGATGACTTTTTATATCAACTAGAAGATGTTTCTTCTGTACTGCGTGAGCGCTTAGAAGAAATAGAATACAATCCGCAAAAGCTGGCAAAAATACAGGAACGTCTGTCTTTGCTGCAAAAGCTCAAGCGCAAATACGGTCCGGAATTGGAAGACGTCTTGAACTACGAAACCCAAGCGCAAGAGGAACTAGACGCCTTGCTTTCTGGCGAAAATCGTTTAGCGGAACTGAGCCGCGAATGCGATCTGGCGCAAGAAGAGGCCTTGGCGCAAGCCCGCCTGCTCCAAGGAAAGCGACGGCAGACGGCTCCCATATTGGAAGGAAATTTAGTGGCTCATTTGCAAGATCTTGGCATGACGCCAACGCTGCACTTTGCCATTGACGAAATATCAGAACTGGGGCCGGATGGTTGTAACCGCGTGGAACTATTGTTTTCGGCCAATACGGGAGAAGCTCCCAAGGCCTTGCAAAAAATTGCTTCTGGCGGCGAACTTTCTCGCTTAGCTCTTGCCATTAAATCGGTTTGTGCTGCTTGCAGCGGCACGCCAACCATGATTTTTGACGAAATCGACAGCGGTCTTGGCGGTCGGGCGGCTCAGCAAGTAGCGGATAAAATCGCCGCCATTGCTCAAAACAAACAAGTGTTATGCATCACCCATCTGCCGCAGTTGGCTCTTGTTGCTGACCGTCACATTCATCTGGTGAAAGAAACTGTGGAAGGACGCACGCAAACAAGGCCGGTCCGTTTGGAAGAATTTGAACGCGCCAGCGAACTGGCACGTATGTTCTACGGAGATGCGGTAACGCCGGAGCTCCTTTCCGCTACATCCCGCTTGCTGGAGCAATATCAGCAACAGGATAAAAAATAA
- a CDS encoding TlyA family RNA methyltransferase — MKKERLDVLLVTKGHFPSRERARAAIMAGMVLANEQKIEKPGTSVPEDATIRILGDSIGYVSRGGLKLEKALQHFSLDLTGKVMADVGASTGGFTDCALKHGVVKVYAIDVGYGQLAWSLRTDERVVNMERTNVRNLTADSLGEKVDFISIDVAFISLDKVLPVVRQLLASPHGEVIALIKPQFEAGREHVGKKGVVRDPDIHIKVIQKVLQTAAQLEFAPLGLTFSPIKGPEGNIEYLLHLGIFGNSAAEDVNVDAIVQEAHTYLKETR; from the coding sequence ATGAAGAAAGAACGTCTGGACGTTCTGCTGGTCACAAAGGGGCATTTCCCCAGCAGAGAACGCGCTCGCGCCGCGATTATGGCCGGTATGGTGCTGGCCAATGAGCAAAAGATAGAAAAGCCAGGAACTTCGGTACCGGAAGACGCTACGATCCGCATTCTTGGCGACTCCATCGGTTATGTCAGCCGCGGCGGCCTCAAGCTGGAAAAAGCGTTGCAGCATTTTTCTTTGGATCTTACGGGTAAAGTCATGGCTGATGTCGGGGCCTCTACAGGCGGGTTTACCGACTGCGCCTTAAAACACGGCGTGGTTAAAGTGTATGCTATTGACGTCGGTTATGGGCAGTTGGCCTGGTCGTTGCGTACTGATGAACGCGTCGTCAATATGGAACGCACCAATGTCCGAAATTTAACAGCGGATTCGCTGGGAGAAAAGGTTGACTTCATTTCCATAGATGTCGCTTTTATTTCCCTTGATAAAGTGTTACCTGTGGTACGGCAGCTGTTAGCGTCGCCTCATGGCGAAGTAATTGCTTTAATTAAACCGCAGTTTGAAGCTGGCCGCGAGCATGTCGGTAAAAAAGGCGTTGTTCGTGATCCGGATATTCATATAAAAGTGATTCAAAAGGTACTGCAAACCGCGGCTCAACTCGAATTTGCACCGTTAGGACTGACCTTTTCACCTATTAAAGGACCAGAAGGAAACATCGAATATTTGCTGCACTTGGGGATTTTCGGAAATTCTGCAGCGGAAGATGTAAATGTGGACGCCATTGTACAAGAAGCTCATACGTATTTGAAAGAAACTCGCTAA
- the argR gene encoding arginine repressor translates to MKILRHAKIKEIVEQQVIETQEELAESLRGHGIEVTQATVSRDIKELRLIKVPTGDGRYRYAYPMEQSLLFSQSRMERMFRDSVVAIDYSENIIVLKTLPGGGQAVAATIDHAKWPEVIGTVAGDDNILVVVKPAQAAPTVADRFRGLL, encoded by the coding sequence GTGAAAATATTACGTCATGCGAAAATCAAGGAAATCGTCGAACAACAAGTAATCGAAACTCAAGAGGAGCTGGCGGAGTCTCTGCGCGGCCATGGCATCGAAGTAACGCAGGCTACGGTTTCTCGCGATATCAAGGAACTGCGCCTGATTAAAGTCCCTACTGGTGATGGGCGTTATCGCTATGCTTACCCGATGGAACAAAGCTTGCTTTTCTCTCAATCCCGCATGGAACGCATGTTTCGAGACTCCGTAGTAGCCATAGATTACAGCGAAAATATTATTGTCTTAAAAACCTTGCCTGGAGGCGGACAAGCGGTAGCCGCCACCATCGACCATGCCAAATGGCCGGAAGTTATCGGTACTGTAGCTGGCGATGACAATATTTTAGTAGTGGTCAAGCCCGCGCAAGCGGCGCCAACGGTAGCTGATCGTTTCCGAGGACTTCTCTAG
- a CDS encoding NAD(+)/NADH kinase produces MLRIGIFPNKNKPLARNILNTLLQLITDRGGQGLLPESLGTDWLGNQAACPDKTLREQIDVAITLGGDGTLLSVSRRLACSGIPILGINLGQLGFLADVEVAELTQSIACLFSGNYTLQQRIMVEAWVERSTERQFLSYAMNEVVVTKSGFSRLIDLEIAMKCEPVTNFSADGVIVATPTGSTGYSLSAGGPIVHPELDVLLLTPICSNTLHARPFIIPGHEELCVRVPAPQGDILVTADGQNGYHVQPGEAICIRRASTKTPFIRLPGTSYYDALRRKLWRNYEDRD; encoded by the coding sequence ATGCTGCGAATCGGTATATTCCCTAATAAAAATAAACCGTTAGCTAGAAACATTTTAAACACACTGCTGCAGCTAATCACAGACCGAGGCGGGCAAGGTCTGTTGCCGGAGTCTTTAGGAACCGACTGGCTGGGAAACCAAGCAGCTTGTCCTGACAAAACCTTGAGGGAACAGATTGACGTGGCGATTACACTGGGCGGTGACGGCACCTTGCTTAGTGTTTCCAGAAGGCTGGCTTGCAGCGGCATACCCATTTTGGGAATTAACTTGGGACAACTTGGCTTTTTGGCGGATGTAGAGGTAGCCGAGTTGACCCAAAGCATAGCTTGCCTTTTTTCAGGCAACTATACGCTGCAGCAGCGCATCATGGTGGAAGCATGGGTGGAACGAAGTACAGAACGCCAGTTTCTTTCTTATGCCATGAATGAAGTAGTAGTAACCAAAAGTGGCTTTTCTCGCCTGATTGATTTAGAAATAGCTATGAAGTGCGAACCTGTGACCAATTTTTCCGCTGACGGCGTGATTGTGGCTACGCCAACAGGATCTACCGGCTATTCGCTCTCCGCAGGCGGCCCTATTGTTCATCCTGAACTGGATGTGCTGCTATTGACGCCAATCTGTTCGAACACACTTCACGCAAGACCTTTCATCATTCCAGGACACGAAGAGCTGTGCGTCCGTGTACCTGCGCCACAAGGAGATATTTTGGTTACCGCCGACGGGCAAAATGGATATCATGTACAGCCAGGAGAAGCAATCTGCATTCGCCGGGCTTCAACAAAAACGCCCTTCATACGTCTGCCGGGCACCTCTTACTATGACGCGTTGCGTCGCAAACTCTGGAGAAATTATGAAGATCGCGATTAA